The DNA region TCTATAAAAAATTTCATTCTCTAAAGTTTATTAGGTTTAATATTAGATAATTACTACATGTTTGGGAATAATGAATTCCAAATGACAAAATTACAACTTATAATGGTTTAGCAAGAGTTTCTCGTATACTTTATCTGGTAAAATACGCTTTAAGACTATGGAAAACTTCTGCAAAGAAGATCCAACCTTGTAATGTACCTTAGGGTTTGGGTTTTCTATTACTTCCAGAACCTTTTTAGCTACCGCAATTGGGTCCTCTCCGTTAGACACGTCATCATTCATCATCTTTAAGGTATGACCATAAGGTTCTTTATAAGGCGAACTCTCCAAAACCGGAGAATGATACCTCCCGGATGCAATGTTTGTAGCAAAATCTCCCGGAGCTATGGTTGCTATTTTTACGCCAAATTCCTTGGTTTCCATGCGCAAGGCCTCGGTAAGTATGGTAAGTGCACCTTTTGTAGCCGAATAGACCCCTCGGTACGGTAAGCCCATATAACCGGCTATTGAAGTAATATTAATGACCACTCCCCCATTTTGCTTTCGCATTTGCGGCAGCACGGCCTGCACTACTCGTAACGGACCATATAAATTGGTATCAAAAGCTTTTTGTACCTCTTCAGGAGGTGTCTCCTCAATAGGGCCCGTTATTCCTACTCCTGCATTATTTACCAATACATCTAGCTTACCTTCCCTTGCTATAATCTTATTTACGGCAGAGACAATGCTCTCGTTATCAGATACATTAAGCTCAAGCAATTCAAAAACCTCAAAATCCTGATGTTTGGCCAAACTTCTTGTGGTGCCATACACCTTAAACCCTTTCGATTTTAGGTATAAACCTATAGATTTTCCTATTCCGGACGAACCACCTGTAATCAATACTACTTTTTGCTCCATAATTGCTGCAAAATAACAATAATTATAGTGTATTGACGTAAGAATTTAAAGGATGTAAACGAGATAAGGTGAATTTGTAATTCTGACCCTGTTTTTAGCAGAATTTAGGGCACAAAAAAAGGCAAGCTACCTACATCGCACCGCTACAACCATATACCCTTGCTGCGTTCCCACCCTGGGGGATTCTACAGGAGCTGGTCGTGTAGGACTTGCCGACTGCAAATATACAACCTTTTGTTTCTTTCACAATTGTTTTACAATCTAATTTTAATATCAACAAATTGTTTTGAGTTCGTTATTTTTGTACTTCTAAAAACACCTGTAAATCAGGCATAACCAAATTTAATTTTATAATGACAATTTTAAAGTTTTTCCCAATCTGTCTTTTTTTAATGCTTTTTATGGCTTGTGGAGGCGATAACGCCCCATCTTCACTGTTCGAAATTCAGTTAGAAGGAAACAGCAAAAGCTTTCAGCAAAACCAGAATATTTCAGTATCCTTGAAAAACAAGAAAGATAAAACAATTGAAAGTGTAACCTATTCCATAGACGGAAAGGAACTACCGGTTACTAATGGAAAAATTGCCCTTAATATGCCGCATTTAGGTGATAAAACACTTAAAGCTACCGTTGCATATGAAGATGCCTCGGTAGAAGTTACTAAACACCTAAAGCTACTAGCTCCAAATCCTCCCGAAATTTACACTTATGAAATAATTAACGAGTATCCGCACGATAACAAAGCTTACACCCAAGGTCTAGAATTTTATAAGGACACTCTTTATGAAAGTACTGGAAAAAAAGGAAGGTCTTCATTGCGGAAAGTCGACTTTAAAACTGGTGAAGTATTACAGCAAGTAGACTTGGACCAAACCTACTTTGGAGAAGGCATCACCATTTTGAACAACAAAATTTACATGCTTACCTGGCGCAGTGGCGTTGGCTTTATATACGATTTACAAACTTTGGACAAAATTGATAATTTTCAATTTGGAGAAAGTAAAGAGGGTTGGGGACTTACCAATGACGGAGAAAAATTATTTAAAAGTGACGGTACTGAAAAAATATGGTTTTTAAATCCTGAAACTTTAGTTGAAGAAGGCCATATTGAGACGGTTACTAACAAGTCTATTAATGATAGCGCCAACGAACTTGAATATGTTAATGGAAAAATCTACGCTAATGTATATCAAAAACCAAGCGTTATGATTATTGATGCCAATAGCGGAGCCATTGAAGGTGTTATTAATTTTGGAGGCTTAAGTAATAAAGTAACCCATCACGCTACTTGGAGCGATACAGATAATGTTCTAAACGGTATTGCCTACCACCCAGAAAGACAAACATTTTTTGTAACCGGAAAAGAATGGGATAAAATGTTTGAGGTGAAAATCCAAAAGAAATAAATGCAGAGTTACATAAAAACAATCACCGTTCAAAAAGACGACTTAGATGATCTTGACCATGTGAACAATGTACGGTACGTACAATGGATGCAGGACATCTCTAAAGAACATTGGGTGACAGTAGCTCCGGAAGAAATGCGCAACGGAATAATTTGGGTTGTTATGACGCATCATATCACTTACAAAAGTGCAGCTGTACTAGATGATGTCATAGAAATGCGTACCTACATACAAAAAAGCAGAGGTGCTGTGTCCGTTCGTATTGTA from Zobellia alginiliquefaciens includes:
- a CDS encoding acyl-CoA thioesterase, whose protein sequence is MQSYIKTITVQKDDLDDLDHVNNVRYVQWMQDISKEHWVTVAPEEMRNGIIWVVMTHHITYKSAAVLDDVIEMRTYIQKSRGAVSVRIVEMHNKKTKELLVKSSTEWCLLNAHTLKPTRISQEIKDVFLKM
- a CDS encoding glutaminyl-peptide cyclotransferase; translated protein: MTILKFFPICLFLMLFMACGGDNAPSSLFEIQLEGNSKSFQQNQNISVSLKNKKDKTIESVTYSIDGKELPVTNGKIALNMPHLGDKTLKATVAYEDASVEVTKHLKLLAPNPPEIYTYEIINEYPHDNKAYTQGLEFYKDTLYESTGKKGRSSLRKVDFKTGEVLQQVDLDQTYFGEGITILNNKIYMLTWRSGVGFIYDLQTLDKIDNFQFGESKEGWGLTNDGEKLFKSDGTEKIWFLNPETLVEEGHIETVTNKSINDSANELEYVNGKIYANVYQKPSVMIIDANSGAIEGVINFGGLSNKVTHHATWSDTDNVLNGIAYHPERQTFFVTGKEWDKMFEVKIQKK
- a CDS encoding SDR family oxidoreductase — protein: MEQKVVLITGGSSGIGKSIGLYLKSKGFKVYGTTRSLAKHQDFEVFELLELNVSDNESIVSAVNKIIAREGKLDVLVNNAGVGITGPIEETPPEEVQKAFDTNLYGPLRVVQAVLPQMRKQNGGVVINITSIAGYMGLPYRGVYSATKGALTILTEALRMETKEFGVKIATIAPGDFATNIASGRYHSPVLESSPYKEPYGHTLKMMNDDVSNGEDPIAVAKKVLEVIENPNPKVHYKVGSSLQKFSIVLKRILPDKVYEKLLLNHYKL